The Pseudomonas sp. KU26590 genomic sequence ATCAAGGCGCAGGTGAATGATATTCGCGCCAAGGCAGCGGCCAACGGGCATTCCGTGAAGATCGGGGTCAACGCGTTCATCATCGCCCGCGAAACCGAAGAGCAAGCGCGCGCGGTGCTTCAGGAAATCATCGATCAGGCAGACCCTGAAGCGGTGAATGCATTCGGCGATGCGGCAAAACAGGCCGGGAAGGCCAGTCCTGAAGGCGAGGGTAATTGGGCCAAGTCCACGTTTGAAGACCTGGTTCAATACAACGACGGGTTTAAAACCAATCTGATTGGAACGCCGAAACAGATTGCGGAGCGCATTGTGGCGTTAAAAGCCGTGGGCGTGGATCTGGTGCTCTCTGCGTTTCTGCACTTTCAGGAGGAAGTCGCGTATTTCGGTGAACACGTACTGCCGCTAGTACGCGCGCTGGAAGCCTCACATCACAGCGTTTCTGCTGCTCAAAGCGCCTGAGGTTTTTTGATGAGCGACTCCCGGACATCAGTGTTCTCTCTGCCCCATGACGTGCTCAATCCTGCTTCGTAGCCATCGCTCGGCCGGGTCACTGTCCATGACACTCAACCATGTCATGGACAACTCCAGCGTCGGCGTGACAAAGGGCAGGGGTTCGGCCTGTAACGCGCTGGTCTGGCTCAAGGCCAACGCCAGGTAGTCCGGCAGATTGCACAGCATGTTGCTGCCAGCCATGAGGGCAGGGAGCGTTGTGTACTGGGGAATGGAAAGCACGGCCTTGCGCGTGCGTCCCACGGCTTCCAGCCACTCATCAGCGAAGCTGGAAATGTTGGCCACATGGGACACCACCACGTGAGGACGCGTGCAGTATTCATCCAGGGTAAGCGGCGTAGCGGACAGATCAGTACGCAACACCATGGGGACTACTTTTCGGAGCAGTTTGCGCTTGGCATTGGCCGGGAGATCTTTGGTGATGCAAACCCCTGCGGTGATCTCGCCAGAGGCCAATAGCTCGGAAATGCTCCAATAATTTGCCTGTTTAATCACAATCACGACATGGGGAGCCTCCTCACGCAGCGCCTGTAGCAACGCTGGCATCAGGCTGTATTCGACATCGTCAGACAGTCCGATTCGAAACGTCATGTCGCTGCTGGCGGGGTCAAAATCGTGGGTCAAACTCAGTGCCACCGACATGGCATCCAGCGCCGGGGACAGATGATGGATGATCTCGTTGGCCCGCGCGGTAGGCTCCATTCTGTTGCCCACACGAATGAACAGCGGGTCATTGAAGAGCGCGCGCAGGCGGTTCAGTGCGGAGCTGATGGTGGGCTGACCGAGGAAAAGCTTTTCAGCTGCTCGCGTGACATTGCGCTCCAGCATCAAGGTCTCGAACACCACCATCAGGTTAATGTCGGCCTTGCGTAGCTCATTTCGATTCATAAGCCGCTTCCCTCTCAACCGCCATTGTCTGTGCTCTGGATTATTGAGCGATGCCCATTCTAGGGAGGCTGCGGGGCTTGCGCCAGCGCGTGTGCCACCACGCAGAATGGACTGGCGGATTGCCGTCCCCGTCAACGTTCAATAACGGCTCTTGATCCGTTCCTTCATCAAGCGGTACCGGGTGTTGATGTTCAAAAAATCACTGGCCAACAATCAATAACCGTTATCACTGTTTGCCATGCCGAGGTTCATACACTCATTGCTAAGGTAGCTCCGGCCGCTCTGTACTCTTGCTTAGCGTTGGCCTGTCACCGGTCGCGCACCTTGAAGCACGACCTTCCGATTTTCAGAAAAAAAGGAGCGGTCGTGAACCTTCTCGACCACATGCGGATTTTTGTATTCGTCGCTAAATTCAGCAGTTTCACGGGTGCCGCGAAAGCGTTGAACCTGACGTTGCCTGCCGTTTCCCGAAGTATCTCGAGACTGGAAAGACACCTCAATGCAGCGTTGTTGACCCGAACAACTCGACGTCTGGCGTTGACCGATGTGGGTCAGGATTTTTTTTACAAGTGCACGAAAATCATTGTCGGCGTGGACGAGGCCGTACAAACGGCGTCGGACACTAATGTGCAGCCACAAGGTCATTTGCGGGTGCATGCCGCCCATGAAATCGGCAGGCACCAGCTCATGCCCCTGATTGCCGACTACCGGCGAGACCACCCCCTGGTCACCTTTGATCTCGTGCTTGATGACTGTCCTGCCGATCAGTTGCGTGAGAGTGCGGATGTCTCGGTTTCAGTCCTGCCCATGGGCGGTGAACGGTGGGCTTCGAGGAATATCGGTGCGACCTACAGCGTGATGTGTGCTTCCCGAGCCTATCTTGCTCAAAACCCCGCCCCCAAGGTGCCCGAGGACCTGAGCCTGCACGAGTGCCTGAATCCGCTGGAGGCGCCTTCGAACGCCCAAGACACCTGGACCTTCGAAGGACCTTACGGCCCGGTCAACATCTACCTTCCACCGTCGTCCTTTCAGTTGAACGCCCGCGACGCGATCGTCGATGCGGTGCGCGCGGGCCTGGGAATTGGCTGCATCCCAGCGTTCATGGCCGCTGAGTTATTGCGTGATGGGGAGGTGGTCCGCGTGTTGCCTGACTACCATCTCGCGTCTTGCGGGATACATGCCATTTGCGCGGAGCATCGGGTGAATGACGTATGCGTGAGAAGTT encodes the following:
- a CDS encoding LysR substrate-binding domain-containing protein; translation: MNRNELRKADINLMVVFETLMLERNVTRAAEKLFLGQPTISSALNRLRALFNDPLFIRVGNRMEPTARANEIIHHLSPALDAMSVALSLTHDFDPASSDMTFRIGLSDDVEYSLMPALLQALREEAPHVVIVIKQANYWSISELLASGEITAGVCITKDLPANAKRKLLRKVVPMVLRTDLSATPLTLDEYCTRPHVVVSHVANISSFADEWLEAVGRTRKAVLSIPQYTTLPALMAGSNMLCNLPDYLALALSQTSALQAEPLPFVTPTLELSMTWLSVMDSDPAERWLRSRIEHVMGQREH
- a CDS encoding LysR family transcriptional regulator, whose protein sequence is MNLLDHMRIFVFVAKFSSFTGAAKALNLTLPAVSRSISRLERHLNAALLTRTTRRLALTDVGQDFFYKCTKIIVGVDEAVQTASDTNVQPQGHLRVHAAHEIGRHQLMPLIADYRRDHPLVTFDLVLDDCPADQLRESADVSVSVLPMGGERWASRNIGATYSVMCASRAYLAQNPAPKVPEDLSLHECLNPLEAPSNAQDTWTFEGPYGPVNIYLPPSSFQLNARDAIVDAVRAGLGIGCIPAFMAAELLRDGEVVRVLPDYHLASCGIHAICAEHRVNDVCVRSWINYLSAHFPRRLAAGVHALPAHD